A genome region from Leptodactylus fuscus isolate aLepFus1 chromosome 6, aLepFus1.hap2, whole genome shotgun sequence includes the following:
- the SNX21 gene encoding sorting nexin-21 isoform X2 produces MASKLLRRFRPSTLREQRGPGPPEEPPEIAELVDDTEGLSVRLSGTLSLSEDSLGSEESDGTETRCIEDLSSHSLLTQQLREMWASTQDHGLPIRLTFEVTEANVMYTIYLLHSGQYDPSPAYITCRYSDLERLRKSLRSRYPDEMTSVSFPHKRLRKNFTAETIAKRSRAFEQFLCYVSSVPTLRQSPEFLAFFYLRDMQKAQHLTATGLYQLALPLWMNCWRLQEKLCPVGPSTHRLLVLAGLVICHQEMDSLADAQAFSERAVVLFRDAQEQNVPFLIAFLQAHIQLSWRVGVDKRNSEATLLRLQEAGHVTHNAPTLKEILNRETNQSTT; encoded by the exons ATGGCATCAAAACTGCTCCGTCGTTTCCGGCCGTCTACGCTGAGAGAGCAGAGGGGTCCTGGACCTCCAGAAGAGCCCCCCGAAATAGCAGAATTGGTTGATGACACTGAAGGACTATCTGTGCGTCTGAGTGGGACCCTGAGCTTAAGTGAAGACAGTTTGGGCTCAGAAGAGAGCGATGGAACTG AAACTAGATGCATAGAAGACCTGAGCAGCCATTCCCTCCTAACACAGCAGCTCCGAGAGATGTGGGCCAGTACACAAGATCATGGCCTGCCCATCAGGCTGACGTTTGAGGTGACCGAGGCTAACGTG ATGTACACCATTTACCTTCTGCACTCGGGGCAGTACGACCCTTCTCCCGCCTACATCACCTGCCGATACTCTGATCTCGAACGCTTGAGAAAAAGCCTGCGCTCTCGCTATCCCGACGAAATGACTTCCGTCTCCTTCCCTCACAAGCGCCTGCGTAAGAACTTCACCGCCGAGACCATAGCGAAACGTAGCCGTGCCTTTGAACAGTTCCTATGCTACGTGTCCTCCGTGCCCACTCTGAGACAGTCTCCAGAATTCCTGGCATTTTTCTATCTACGTGACATGCAGAAGGCGCAGCATCTCACAGCCACGGGGTTATACCAGCTGGCACTGCCCCTATGGATGAACTGTTGGCGGCTGCAGGAGAAGCTTTGCCCAGTCGGACCCTCCACTCATCGACTGCTTGTACTTGCCGGACTGGTGATTTGCCACCAAGAGATGGATTCACTAGCAGATGCACAAGCGTTCAGCGAACGGGCTGTTGTGCTTTTTCGGGATGCGCAAGAGCAGAATGTGCCTTTTCTCATTGCTTTTCTACAAGCTCACATCCAGTTATCGTGGAGGGTGGGGGTAGACAAGAGAAATTCGGAAGCTACACTATTAAGGCTGCAGGAGGCTGGTCATGTCACACACAACGCCCCCACGCTGAAAGAGATTCTTAACAGAGAGACCAACCAGAGCACTACGTAG
- the SNX21 gene encoding sorting nexin-21 isoform X1 translates to MASKLLRRFRPSTLREQRGPGPPEEPPEIAELVDDTEGLSVRLSGTLSLSEDSLGSEESDGTETRCIEDLSSHSLLTQQLREMWASTQDHGLPIRLTFEVTEANVVRDIHAKYVMYTIYLLHSGQYDPSPAYITCRYSDLERLRKSLRSRYPDEMTSVSFPHKRLRKNFTAETIAKRSRAFEQFLCYVSSVPTLRQSPEFLAFFYLRDMQKAQHLTATGLYQLALPLWMNCWRLQEKLCPVGPSTHRLLVLAGLVICHQEMDSLADAQAFSERAVVLFRDAQEQNVPFLIAFLQAHIQLSWRVGVDKRNSEATLLRLQEAGHVTHNAPTLKEILNRETNQSTT, encoded by the exons ATGGCATCAAAACTGCTCCGTCGTTTCCGGCCGTCTACGCTGAGAGAGCAGAGGGGTCCTGGACCTCCAGAAGAGCCCCCCGAAATAGCAGAATTGGTTGATGACACTGAAGGACTATCTGTGCGTCTGAGTGGGACCCTGAGCTTAAGTGAAGACAGTTTGGGCTCAGAAGAGAGCGATGGAACTG AAACTAGATGCATAGAAGACCTGAGCAGCCATTCCCTCCTAACACAGCAGCTCCGAGAGATGTGGGCCAGTACACAAGATCATGGCCTGCCCATCAGGCTGACGTTTGAGGTGACCGAGGCTAACGTGGTGAGGGACATCCATGCCAAGTATGTT ATGTACACCATTTACCTTCTGCACTCGGGGCAGTACGACCCTTCTCCCGCCTACATCACCTGCCGATACTCTGATCTCGAACGCTTGAGAAAAAGCCTGCGCTCTCGCTATCCCGACGAAATGACTTCCGTCTCCTTCCCTCACAAGCGCCTGCGTAAGAACTTCACCGCCGAGACCATAGCGAAACGTAGCCGTGCCTTTGAACAGTTCCTATGCTACGTGTCCTCCGTGCCCACTCTGAGACAGTCTCCAGAATTCCTGGCATTTTTCTATCTACGTGACATGCAGAAGGCGCAGCATCTCACAGCCACGGGGTTATACCAGCTGGCACTGCCCCTATGGATGAACTGTTGGCGGCTGCAGGAGAAGCTTTGCCCAGTCGGACCCTCCACTCATCGACTGCTTGTACTTGCCGGACTGGTGATTTGCCACCAAGAGATGGATTCACTAGCAGATGCACAAGCGTTCAGCGAACGGGCTGTTGTGCTTTTTCGGGATGCGCAAGAGCAGAATGTGCCTTTTCTCATTGCTTTTCTACAAGCTCACATCCAGTTATCGTGGAGGGTGGGGGTAGACAAGAGAAATTCGGAAGCTACACTATTAAGGCTGCAGGAGGCTGGTCATGTCACACACAACGCCCCCACGCTGAAAGAGATTCTTAACAGAGAGACCAACCAGAGCACTACGTAG
- the ZSWIM1 gene encoding zinc finger SWIM domain-containing protein 1, with product MGTSPEFLQKLLTIDANARVVCQVNKTLSIDYVSLQTSAMSEVFSKFPEVLLMIRSHNIEQRALYTFLADGPRVGAPYDITRMVHVAIPTDESPEGLARMFKLIKEINPQWPLIQVFLVDPGFTEINSIYQAFPSVEVAISAAHIYSHIKSCIHELFLPDKAQHLLIRALKNTGCSATESNLKNMYKMLLLFVNIKMLLRINPEWLLQDRIWALHRWRSWNDCSCYFDMVESLSQGLKTVFNISICLTRTMSGLISYIIEQTEGKSQPEARACSLEELAIIKCKAEAFKRIKEEAPVDPEPAASICESLNKICNPAAFELCQNELDVTQKSVELIGTKGDKTCVQILENPCMVTNGKPKTCTCGFYQSTEIPCRHILAVLHANEELLQPDMLHPLWQKQPEGTDYIFPVSADKLEILKTSKNHVSDKHLLVNSVTSQLSALLAECSEENFQRRYKTLRELADVWIGPYEQVKL from the coding sequence ATGGGCACGAGTCCTGAGTTTTTGCAAAAGCTTCTGACTATAGACGCCAATGCTAGAGTGGTTTGCCAAGTCAACAAGACATTAAGTATCGATTATGTCAGTCTCCAGACCAGCGCCATGAGTGAAGTGTTTAGCAAGTTCCCTGAAGTCTTATTGATGATCCGCTCCCACAATATTGAACAAAGAGCTCTGTACACTTTCTTGGCAGATGGGCCACGTGTTGGAGCACCGTACGATATCACCAGAATGGTCCACGTAGCTATACCTACTGATGAGTCCCCAGAGGGACTTGCACGCATGTTCAAGCTTATAAAAGAAATAAACCCCCAATGGCCTTTAATCCAAGTATTTTTGGTGGATCCTGGTTTTACGGAAATCAATTCTATCTATCAGGCTTTTCCATCTGTTGAAGTGGCCATTTCTGCTGCCCATATCTACAGCCACATCAAAAGTTGCATCCATGAGCTCTTCTTACCCGACAAGGCACAGCACCTCCTTATTCGAGCTCTGAAGAATACAGGGTGCTCCGCCACAGAGAGTAATCTGAAGAACATGTACAAGATGCTGCTGCTGTTTGTGAATATCAAAATGTTACTTCGGATCAATCCAGAGTGGCTTCTACAGGACCGGATCTGGGCCCTGCACCGCTGGAGATCTTGGAACGATTGCTCTTGCTATTTCGATATGGTAGAAAGTCTGAGCCAGGGGTTGAAAACTGTCTTTAACATATCAATTTGTTTGACAAGAACCATGAGTGGTTTAATTTCATACATCATAGAGCAAACTGAAGGGAAGAGCCAGCCAGAAGCTCGGGCCTGTAGCCTTGAAGAATTGGCAATAATAAAGTGCAAAGCTGAGGCATTCAAACGAATAAAAGAGGAAGCCCCGGTGGACCCTGAGCCTGCGGCATCAATATGTGAGTCGCTAAACAAGATCTGTAACCCTGCGGCCTTTGAACTTTGTCAGAATGAACTAGACGTGACCCAAAAATCAGTAGAACTTATAGGGACCAAAGGAGATAAAACTTGTGTTCAGATCCTTGAGAACCCATGCATGGTTACTAATGGGAAACCTAAGACTTGTACCTGTGGCTTTTATCAAAGCACCGAGATTCCTTGTCGCCATATCCTGGCCGTGCTCCATGCCAATGAGGAGCTGCTACAGCCAGATATGCTTCACCCGCTGTGGCAGAAGCAGCCTGAAGGAACGGATTACATCTTCCCTGTATCTGCGGACAAATTGGAAATCCTAAAGACCAGCAAGAACCATGTTTCAGATAAACATCTACTGGTTAACTCCGTGACAAGCCAGCTATCGGCGCTGTTAGCGGAGTGTAGTGAGGAGAACTTTCAGAGACGTTATAAAACTCTGAGGGAACTGGCAGATGTCTGGATTGGGCCCTATGAGCAAGTGAAGCTTTAG
- the ZSWIM3 gene encoding zinc finger SWIM domain-containing protein 3 translates to MQRGTCFINYEDFRECFTAYKKETKSSYSIESSVSVRSHNTKFNANIRPDVTFTEVKFGCSKLHGHNGKRKSQDIVCPAYFFLKYDMDLDRLVLKEVSLTHIHSKRTNPPRASVVYPPVPERCPSPDLKIPSKKICRNSLSLKKAEDLEEVRRDIPSSSDVKGILPVETQDTGEANSKPTSDVKPEGLSAEAVLRLDCLIKDFQKVDVGSKSSLTIGSQNQLEHLCFQTSSMSSWFLKFPECLLLHRVSSRHGYILYAFLVETKERMVKLVHFSFVTEDHAKNVSKMLELFKHFNPEWPKVKVIYTDVAFGHTDILKETFPSAKVLLSVYHTVHLIERKVKGRSSLKDWIHKWIDEAVYDPSCENLKFLAQKLEYNMDKDLYEKLSKEWFSNELLWYMHVKKGIHSCSTYMNSIALIDGRISSCVARQSSVENAVHEFLRSADCFNNKGLEKGRYPTFPMNASKAPPKKSSKKLRPILPALEAPPSGSKFSIELMKKAVNKTAILKTGAPLGPKLGTWKPVKLANKMLLSLAECCNGVGFQLCSRELDIVQKSGHLIDEKPNFTTVQILEDTHTVSLGGYSCTCYFNKEYKLPCRHILSFLHAGKRPVEENMVSIKWRKNYVKPILDSRVYGKVLHHSKSKAETSARVGMIKSLAKEFYNLLMPCDGPELQVRISMLQNIVDMWKNDSSDKKPCLSQDKPTELPYRWVPKEPTKGETSSGYELFILDP, encoded by the exons ATGCAGCGCGGCACCTGCTTCATCAACTATGAGGATTTCAGGGAGTGCTTCACCGCGTACAAGAAGGAGACCAAGTCCAGCTACAGCATTGAGAGCAGCGTGTCTGTCCGGAGCCACAATACTAAGTTCAACGCCAATATACGGCCAGATGTAAC ATTCACAGAGGTAAAGTTTGGCTGCTCCAAGCTCCACGGACATAATGGTAAAAGAAAGTCCCAAGACATTGTCTGCCCAGCATATTTCTTTCTGAAATATGATATGGACCTAGATCGCCTGGTGCTTAAAGAAGTAAGTCTAACTCACATCCATTCTAAAAGGACAAACCCACCTCGGGCATCTGTGGTTTATCCACCTGTACCTGAAAGATGTCCATCACCAGATCTGAAAATCCCATCTAAGAAAATTTGCCGCAATAGTCTGTCTCTCAAGAAGGCAGAAGACCTAGAGGAAGTCCGACGTGACATCCCATCTTCATCTGATGTCAAAGGCATTCTGCCTGTCGAAACACAAGATACCGGCGAAGCCAACAGCAAACCTACATCTGACGTCAAGCCAGAAGGATTGTCTGCAGAAGCCGTATTACGCCTGGATTGTCTCATAAAAGACTTTCAAAAAGTTGACGTTGGCTCAAAATCATCGCTGACCATTGGAAGTCAAAACCAATTAGAGCACCTCTGTTTTCAAACCAGTAGCATGAGTAGTTGGTTCCTAAAATTCCCAGAGTGCCTGTTGCTCCATAGGGTTTCCAGCAGACATGGCTACATTCTGTACGCCTTTCTAGTGGAAACCAAAGAACGCATGGTTAAGTTAGTCCACTTTTCCTTTGTAACAGAAGACCATGCAAAGAACGTCTCCAAAATGCTGGAACTGTTTAAACACTTCAATCCAGAGTGGCCAAAGGTAAAAGTTATTTATACAGATGTTGCTTTCGGGCACACGGATATTCTGAAGGAGACGTTTCCATCAGCGAAGGTCTTACTTTCAGTATATCACACTGTTCATCTCATTGAAAGGAAAGTCAAAGGACGGTCTTCCTTGAAAGATTGGATCCATAAATGGATTGATGAGGCAGTCTATGACCCATCTTGTGAGAACTTAAAGTTCTTGGCTCAAAAACTTGAGTACAATATGGACAAGGACCTCTACGAGAAACTTTCCAAGGAGTGGTTTTCGAATGAGCTTCTGTGGTACATGCATGTCAAGAAGGGCATCCATTCCTGCAGCACTTACATGAACAGCATAGCCCTGATCGATGGGAGAATCTCTAGTTGTGTTGCGAGGCAGAGCTCGGTGGAAAATGCTGTCCATGAGTTTCTTAGATCTGCAGACTGTTTCAACAACAAAGGGCTTGAGAAGGGTAGGTATCCAACCTTTCCCATGAACGCTTCTAAAGCGCCCCCCAAAAAGAGTTCAAAAAAGCTACGACCTATTCTTCCTGCACTTGAAGCTCCTCCATCAGGTTCGAAGTTCTCGATTGAACTCATGAAGAAAGCTGTGAATAAAACGGCCATTCTGAAAACTGGGGCCCCTCTTGGCCCTAAGTTGGGCACCTGGAAACCAGTTAAACTAgcgaataaaatgttactgtctcTAGCAGAGTGCTGCAATGGCGTTGGCTTCCAGTTGTGTTCGAGGGAGTTGGATATAGTCCAGAAATCCGGCCATCTGATCGACGAGAAACCAAATTTTACTACAGTCCAGATCCTAGAAGATACCCACACCGTGTCTTTAGGTGGCTATTCGTGTACCTGCTATTTTAACAAAGAGTATAAATTGCCTTGTCGTCATATTTTGAGCTTCCTTCATGCCGGCAAAAGGCCAGTGGAAGAGAATATGGTTAGCATAAAGTGGCGTAAGAATTACGTGAAGCCCATATTAGACTCTAGGGTGTATGGCAAAGTCTTGCACCATTCAAAAAGTAAGGCTGAAACCTCGGCAAGGGTTGGCATGATCAAGAGTCTGGCAAAGGAATTCTATAATCTCCTCATGCCATGTGATGGACCAGAATTGCAAGTCAGGATTTCTATGTTACAGAATATAGTAGATATGTGGAAAAATGACTCAAGCGATAAGAAGCCATGCCTGTCACAAGACAAACCTACTGAGCTCCCTTACCGATGGGTGCCCAAGGAGCCAACAAAAGGAGAAACCTCATCTGGATATGAGCTGTTTATATTAGACCCTTAA
- the ACOT8 gene encoding acyl-coenzyme A thioesterase 8 produces MAASLQPEDVVESEEKGSQDLRSVLVTSVLNLEPLDKDLYRGSHHWVPTTQRLFGGQIVGQALVAAASSVIDGEHVHSLHCYFVRAGDPKVPVLYQVERTRDGRSFSVRSVKAIQHGVPILTCQASFHRSQESPLQHQFTMPTVPFPEELLTREELIYKYLKDPSLVEKHRLGLNKILAQDIPIEIKPINPPDMYHRMPQDPRQMFWVRAKGLIGPGDMRLHCCVAAYISDYSFLGTALLPHLQLRMKFMASLDHSMWFHAPFRADEWMLYECESHWAGNSRGLVHGRLWRRDGVLAVSCAQEGVFRVKQDPPNSKL; encoded by the exons ATGGCTGCTTCCCTACAGCCGGAGGATGTGGTGGAATCAGAAGAGAAGGGGTCGCAGGATCTGAGGAGCGTGCTGGTCACCAGTGTGCTGAACCTGGAGCCCCTGGACAAGGACCTGTACAg AGGTTCTCATCACTGGGTCCCCACCACGCAGAGACTATTCGGTGGTCAGATTGTTGGGCAGGCACTAGTGGCAGCCGCCAGCTCGGTGATTGATGGAGAACATGTCCACTCTCTGCACTGCTACTTTGTGCGAGCAG GGGACCCCAAGGTTCCAGTGCTGTACCAAGTGGAGAGGACACGAGATGGGCGAAGTTTCAGTGTGCGGTCTGTGAAGGCAATACAACATGGAGTACCAATCCTCACATGTCAAGCTTCCTTCCACCGCTCCCAAGAGAGCCCCCTGCAGCATCAGTTCACTATGCCCACAGTTCCCTTCCCAGAAGAGCTGCTCACCCGGGAGGAGCTTATATACAAATACTTGAa GGACCCCTCACTGGTGGAGAAGCACAGGCTAGGCCTGAATAAAATCTTGGCTCAGGATATTCCCATTGAGATCAAACCAATCAACCCACCAGACATGTACCATCGTATGCCGCAGGACCCGcgacagatgttttgggtgcgagCTAAAGGACTTATAG GTCCCGGTGACATGAGATTACACTGCTGCGTAGCCGCCTATATTTCAGACTACTCTTTCTTGGGAACCGCTCTGCTCCCCCATCTTCAGCTTAGGATGAAATTTATGGCCTCGCTTGACCACTCGATGTGGTTTCACGCTCCATTCAGGGCAGATGAGTGGATGCTTTACGAGTGTGAAAGTCACTGGGCAG GTAACAGTCGGGGATTAGTACACGGACGCCTTTGGAGAAGAGATGGCGTGCTGGCGGTCTCGTGTGCACAGGAGGGCGTCTTCCGTGTAAAGCAGGACCCGCCTAATAGCAAACTGTGA